Below is a genomic region from Salvelinus fontinalis isolate EN_2023a chromosome 38, ASM2944872v1, whole genome shotgun sequence.
TGCTCTCTTATGTCTTGACTTCCCTtgtctcttcactctctcctctctcctctctttctacctcaTTCTCTCTATCGCCCCATTTCCCTATATTTTTCCCAAACTTAATTTCCTTTACTCCATATCTGCTGTCCCATGTCTTACAGCCATCAAACCACTGGACACTTCCTGTTTCACATTGAGTATTTAAATACTCTATTCCCAACATAGCTCattctaatatatctactgctgtacatatcattcttagtatatcttgTGTAAATTCTTCCAGTGTACTGTACATACGCATAGATTGCATTCGTTTTGTTGATTTTATTCGTCCCGACGTTCTTGAATTCTTATAAAAATCATCACTTAAATCatttgtgtacttgtttgacattttactgcgTTGTTAAGcgctagtaacacaagcattttcGCTGCACCcgctttaacatctgctaaactgtgtatgcgaccaatacacTGATTTGATATgtttcacctcccctctctctctcaggtcattATCAGAAGTCCTGTTCAGAGTGCTCTCCCTGTCGAGATGGTTCCTACACAACACGATTGAACGCAGAGTCCAGTTGTCATTCCTGCTTTAAAGACTGCAAACGTGGTACATGAACACAAACACAACTCATTGTAACATCTTTATTTCGTGGGAaatacttcaactgtatattgtttCTAAatcattgtcatttttttgtgttttttggcgccattttgagcctgtaatcgaacccacaaatgctgatgctccagatactcaactagtctaaaggccagttttattgcttctttaatcagaacaacagttttcagatgtgctaacataattgcaaaagggttttctaaggatcaattgtattattttaatggacaaaaaatttgcttttctttcaaaaacaagaacatttctcagTAACCCTgcacttttgaatggtagtgtatgtacagtgcattcggaaagtattcagaccccttgactttatccactgttatgttacagctttattctaaaatgtattaaatcgtttttttccccctcatcaatctacacacaataccccataataacaaagcaaaaactgtttttttgaaattttggcaaatttatagaaaataaaaaatgaaatatcacatttacataagtattctgacccttcactcagtacattgttgaagcacctttggcagagattacagccacaggtcttcttgggtatgacgctacaagcttggcacagctgtatttgggcagtttctcccattcttctctgcagatcccctcaagctctgtcagtttggatggggagtgtcgctgcacagctattttcaggtctctccagagatgttcgatcgggttcaagtccgagctctggctgggccactcaagacttgtcctgaagccagtcctgcgttgtcttggctgtgtgcttagggtcgttgtcctgttggaaggtgaaccttcgccccagtctgaggtcctgagctctctggggcaggttttcatcaaggatgtcgctgttctttgctccgttcatctttcccttgatcctgactagtctcccagtctctgccgctgaaaaacacccccacagcatgatgctgccaccaccatgcttcaccgtagggatggtgccaggtttcctccagatgtgatgcttggcattcatgccagagagttcaatcttggttccatcagaccagagaatcttctcatggtctgagaatcctttaattgccttttggcaaactccaagcgggctgtcatgtgccttttactgaggagtggcttccgtctgaccactctatcataaaggcctgattggtggagtgctgaagagatggttgtccttctggaaggttctcccatcgccacagaggagctctgaagctctgtcagagtgaccatcgggttcttggtcacctccctgaccaaggcccttctcccctgattgctcagtttggctgggcggccagctctaggaagagtgttggtggttccaaacttcttccatttaagaatgttgaaggccactgtgttcttggagaccttcaatgctgcagaaatgttttggtacccttccccagatttgtgcctcgacacaatcctgtctcggagctcttcggacaattcctttgacctcatgacttggtgtttgctctgatatgcactatcaactctgggaccttatgtagacaggtgtgtgcctttccaaatcatgttcaatcaactgaatttaccacaggtggactccaatcaagttgtagaaacatctcaaggatgatcaatggaaacaggatgcacatttctaaaaacctgttttggctttgtcattgtggggtattgtgtgtagattgatgaggaaaatgttttctttaatccatttagaataaggctgtgacgtaccaaaatgtggaaaagtcaaggggtctgaatactttctgaattcacTGTACATTCTACACACATTTTACATGCAtggtatttttttatatatattttttttgcagtGGTTACATAGCAGGAATAAAGTAATTTGGTATTTTGATATACATTAGATCTAGATAGATAGTACTAATACATTGTGTTTTCAGTCATAACTATTAAAGAACATGAGTTtttaaacccacccctcagctacacTGTCAATCCCAGCTATCTCCATAAaaccacccctcagctactctgtcAATCCCAGCTATCTCCATAAaaccacccctcagctactctgtcaatcccacctatctccataaacccacccctcagctactctgtcAATCCCACCTATCTGcataaacccacccctcagcttctctgtccatcccacctatctccataaacccacccctcagctactctgtcaatcccacctatctccataaacccacccctcagctactctgtccatcccacctatttccataaacccacccctcagctactctgtcAATCCCACCTATCTGCATAAACCCACCGCTCAGCTACtctgtccatcccacctatctccataaacccacccctcagctactctgtcAATCCCACCTATCTGcataaacccacccctcagctactctgtccatcccacctatctccataaacccacccctcagctactctgtcAATCCCACCTATCTGcataaacccacccctcagctactctgtccatcccacctatctccataaacccacccctcagctactctgtcaatcccacctatctccataaacccacccctcagctactctgtccatcccacctatctccataaacccacccctcagctactctgtccatcccacctatctccataaacccacccctcagctactctgtccatcccacctatctgcataaacccacccctcagctactctgtcAATCCCACCTATCTGcataaacccacccctcagctactctgtccatcccacctatctccataAACTGCCCTCTTATGATTTCCATATGCCATACATGTAATTTCTTACCAGAAGTTATAAAGGTATGTGTACAGTATGGACACTATTTATTACCATGTAATAGCTGCACTAAACTTTTtgttctggctgtgtgtgtgtgtgtgtgtgtgtgcgtgtgtgtgtgtgtgtgtgtgtcagatttgCACCTGGTGGAGGATGAGCCGTGTACTTCTATATCGAACGCTAGATGTCGCTGTGAGGCTGGTTTTACCTGCACTGACAAAGACGACCAGACAGGAAACTGTAGAGACTGTGAGAAGATCCCTCAGCTGCCGCCACCTAGCAAtggtactgtacagtgtgtgtgtgctcactggCCTTCTCTTATGCCTGACTTCCTTCACTGTGTTGTATTCTTGCCAGGTTCTGGGTATTGAATCAGTGTTTGGCTGTGGATAGATGTTGATGTTTTGCTGCCTGTGTGCACTCTGCTCTGATTACAGTAGTGGGCATCAGAAACAACCAGACAGGAACTTCCTCTGAACACAGCAGGACTTCCTCTTCCGCTGGACGCTGTCAACCTCCCAAGTGAGCCTTTATCCTTTTTTATTCTCCCTACTTAAACATACTGTCACATACTGGAACCAGACAGATAAATAGGCTCTGGTTGAAGCCTTCTCCTGCCAGGAGGGCCACCTCTGGCAAAGTTGTTATTTTATGGTATATAACCTTCATACAACCAGAAGATCTGGTATCAAAGATTTGTCAGATATATTAGTATTAATGGATATTTGGGATATTAAATACATTTCTCAGCTCACTGGCCCCACTTCAGTGTTGACAGGCTGTGAATTTGTAGGGATATGTTACATGATGAGTCCTTTACCTCTGTCTCACCCAGGTGTGACACTCCACAATCACCAGTCTCACAAGCAGGCAACGCCACTCATCACACcacaggtgagtgagtgagtgagtgagtgagtgagtgagtgagtgagtgagtgagtgtgtgtgtgtgtgtgtgtgtccatcagtTATTTTAATTACAGTCAGAATATATTGTAACTGTGAGAAGGTACAGATACAGTAGTTTCTCCATCTCCTTTCCCCACCAGCTGACACCAGCAAACacttggcagccattttgtgtcCTATGGTGGTCATTGGAATCCTAGCCGTTATCATTCTGTTATGTATCCGTCGCCCAGGAGATGAAGCCTGTTTCAAACAAGGTAAGGCAGTGTTCCTCTGTTCAGTCTCAACTGTAGTCAGATCATTGTGTTAGAGCAGACTCTCTCTCGACACTAGAATGAGATGAGGAAGGATTAGACAGTGATAAATCTCAGGAGAGGTCTGCACTGGGAGCCAACTGTAGCTTCTTGTGAATGTAATTGAATTAAAAGATTGCAACACTCTCTCTGTGTAGACCTACTTACCAGTTTCTAGTGTCTACATGTACCTAGAAAGCATTCAAATGCAGAGTTAAGATGATAAAACATTGCCCTTTCAATCATAGATGATTAATCAATGAAGTACCCATGAGTGGCTTACCATCAGTTTGCTGGGTTCAATAATAGATTTGTGTCTGTTATTTTCCAGCTCTCAAGTTCTGTAACAAGGTATGTATAATACCTACGGTAACTTACTAcattgtgtgtgtaatgtttacatTGTCATTCATGTGTTCCTGACCTAAACCCTAAATAGGCATTGTTGACAATTGTGTATTCCAATAACTGGATTTCTGGTGAATTTCTGTGCTCTTATGAAGGGAGTAAGAGAAGCGTCGCCTAACAAGACCAAAGAGCCAACTCATCAACACTGTTCCAGAGAGACACAGACCAGAATTAAGCACCAGACAGTGGATCCACCACCTTTTACAGCAGCAAATATGGGTACTATGGATACATACAAAGAATTATTTTGACCCCAAGATCTTGATTTAAAAAGAAATCTAAATATGGTTGAGTCACTCTTGTGGTTTTTCCTATAGATGCACGTCAGTCGTTTAACTTGGAGTTTTGCAGAGATGATGCTTTGAAGTCCATGGGGGATTAGCATGGGAAGTTGATTAGTTTCAAGATCCATAGTGAGTAAGGCTGATGATGAATATAGAATCTAATAtcactttctctctgtgtctctctcaggcCCAGTCCATGTCCACAATGCTGGAACAGTCATCTTCAGTTTACTCAACCAGTTCACTGGTATGGGTGGAGGGAcggaagagagagggcagaaagagagggatgaggaaggaGAAGGACGTCCGGCCCACCCCACATCCTCCCCTAACATCCATCTATCCCAGGAggaaagggatggagagatggactgTATATTCTTCCCTTCACAGGAACAAGGGAAGGACAGTCATGTTTCTAAAGAGGAGGTGCATTGTGGGGAGGGAGATTGAGGACAGAGGACGCTCCAAGTGAAAGCTTCccttctaggatcagtttagccaaCCCTACATCCTAATGTTAATCATAAGGAGGATTAAGACTGGTCTGACCCTGGATCAGTGGTAAGGGACATCATCTACCTGGGGGTCTATTCAGTCTGTATCACTGAAGTGTTACAGATTGCttgatagaaatgtaaaggtcattttgATTGAGCCAACATATGGAGTGTTTAACGTGGATGCAGTCTCCACTGACGCGagaacattgcctttacatttctatCAGGCTGTAAAGCTGAACTTCTGAGATACAGATTGAATGGAGCCCTTACTCTCAGAAGAACACCGGTGAATCCCAAAACTCTAGAATGGCCATTATTTCCTGTCCCAAAACTCTAGAATGGCCATTATTTCCTGTCCCAAAACTCTAGAATTGCCATTATTTCCTGTCCCAAAACTCTAGAATTGCCATTATTTCCTGTCCCAAAACTCTAGAATGGCCATTATTTCCTGTCCCAAAACTCTAGAATGACCATTATTTCCTGTCCCAAAACTCAAGAATTGCCATTATTTCCTGTCCCAAAACTCTAGAATTGCCATGATTTCCTGTCCCAAAACTCTAGAATTGCCATTCTCTCCTGTCCCAAAACTCTAGAATTGCCATGATTTCCTGTCCCAAAACTCTAGAATTGCCATTACTTCCTGTCCTAGACCTAGATAGAGCTAGACATCTCACTATGCTGGTCATGTACACATCCACTTGCTCTCCTTTTATTGAACTGTATAATAAGCTTTCAGTCTCAACTGCtgcaaactgtttttttctgtgttcATGTGGCACCTTGAACTGTTTTTGCACAAATTAAAATCAAAATATTAAATATAATTTTTCAATGAATACAGGTGATGGGGCGATTGTATGAAATTACAGTAGGCCTGTAACATTTGTGATTCTGTTCTTTATTTAAAATACAGCACTGTATGTTTTAAACAGCCACTACTATGTAAGAGTTAACACTAGCATAAAGCATAGATACAGCAAAAAGCATAATTGTAATGAAGATGTAAAACATCTTCAACataaacatgtacagtacatgtattcAGCACACAAAtgaggttgtctgtctgtctgtctgtctgtctgtctgtctgtctgtctgtctgtctgtctgtctgtctgtctgtctctctctctcttgttcactcTTCGTTTCTCAATCTCACTCTCTGCTCTTTCTCGGTCACAGACTCCCTCTCATCTTTAGCCTGTGTTTTCATACTACAAAGTGTCTTTTTGTCCTATTTTCTTGTCCTCTCTGAAAGGCCTAGAACAGAAGCCACTGCATTAAAACAATACAGCAGCCTGTCTAGCCTTCAGGTTAGTTTCACATCAATGGGAATGTGAGGTAGTCTGTTTGTCTCCTGGGTCTCCCAGCTCGCTTGTGAGTTCTCATCCTTTCCTTCGACACCCACTTCCTCCATCATACGTCCAGTAGCAGCTCTGGCTTTCCACACACTTCCTGGATCGGCATGGGCACTTCCTCCTCCACTGTGCTCTGATTCGCTGGAGTAGTCTTTTTGGGAGACCAGAAGCCTGATGGACCAATAAGATGAGGGTTAGGTCAAATGTGCGTGTATGTGTATTGTGTTCAATAGAACTACAGGACAGATCAACAGTGACGTGGACTTACTGTTTGTTGAACCAATCCATCGCAGAACAGGTTTGAGCTTTGAGATGGCAACAAGGCAGGTGagcagtagacacacacacactgcagacaaACACACTGGGAGCCACTTGCTAtcatctgtttgtgtgtgtatgagagagagagggaggagtggagagagaggtcagggccATAAAACACATGAACACCGGCATTTTTACATGTCACTTTGAACACTTTCAGGCCATTTTCATCATTTGTATCCATTGTATTGTAGTTTACCTTGGTTTGGTTTTGTGTTGGGCCAGGTAGCAGGTTTGGTGACAGGTTTAAGTCTATGATTAGAGTTACCAGGCACCGAGTGGTTTGACACTGTAGCTGGCATGATGGGAGGTGTCGGTATGAGTTTGGGTGTGTTCGGGCTGGGGATCTCCTCACAGTTCAGACAGATGCCACTGCCTCTGCAGCGGTAGCCTGGTTTACAGCTGCACACATCATTCTGCTTGGTGGAACAGCGAGATACATACTGCAGCTCTGTAACGGAACACAAGTCATAGGTGGTCTATTTGTCTGTGTGCCTTCATGTATACTGACTTTGACATAGTGTTTTTGTCACGTTGTCAAACACAATCTGAAATTATGCCTGAATATGATGAAATAACTCATCTTCAAAATGACTCATAGGACCTTGTTGAATCAGCTTTTGACTCACAATGAACTGAAGTGTATATTACCGTCTGAccccaccctacacacacacacacacacacacacacacacacacacacacacacacacacacacacacacacacacacacacacacacacacacacacacacacacacacacacacacacacacacacacacacacacacacacacacacacacctagagtgAATGACAGTTAAAATGTGTTCACCGAGTCTGTGGCTACTCTCAAACCTCTCTCACCTCTGTGTTTACCCTCTGGTTAAAAATAGTTCATCTCTATTTTTGTCCCCCACTACACTCGATGACAACATGTAATGAAAATGTTCTGTCAGCAGCACTTTCCAATGGTTATCTCTAAAGTAAAAGGTTATTTCCACCGGTGAGATGATATCTGTCTAACACTAACCCCTCCCACTGTCCCCCCCATCATCACTGATATCCTTGACATTACTTGGTAGACATGCCATCCCTTCTGCCCTGCAGGCCTCCCAACCCTCTTCTAATCCTGGGTGGGTGAGTCAGTGTTTCTCAGtgtccccctccccttccccctctctctctgactgtgtccCACCATGGTACAGTGAAGGGGGAAATCCCTAGCAGGCTATGTGTTTTCATCTGTAAAGTCCTTCATAACTATGACTTAGAAAAACAGGTGAGTAACAGTTTTAGACAGACAACAAGACAAGCATCAGTGCCAATCATAGGTTGCTGGAAatgtgtagacacccacacacactcaccactcaTGCTGCAGCCATCGCAGGATTTGCAGCTTCCGTCGAAGTTGTAGCTGTCTGAATAGTAGCCGCTGGTGCAGTCAGCACACTGGGTAGGGCTGTTCTGACCGTTGCAGCGTCTCACCATATGCTGACCTGTAAAGGGTAACAAATTAAATtatacgtgcacacacacacacacacacctgataaaaGTATTTTTCAAATGGCTTACCTGG
It encodes:
- the LOC129837319 gene encoding tumor necrosis factor receptor superfamily member 14-like, with the translated sequence MVMEQFFVAVLMMSAHLAVSYPLTTESYYMDGGRQCRLCPPGHYQKSCSECSPCRDGSYTTRLNAESSCHSCFKDCKRDLHLVEDEPCTSISNARCRCEAGFTCTDKDDQTGNCRDCEKIPQLPPPSNVVGIRNNQTGTSSEHSRTSSSAGRCQPPKCDTPQSPVSQAGNATHHTTADTSKHLAAILCPMVVIGILAVIILLCIRRPGDEACFKQALKFCNKGVREASPNKTKEPTHQHCSRETQTRIKHQTVDPPPFTAANMGPVHVHNAGTVIFSLLNQFTGMGGGTEERGQKERDEEGEGRPAHPTSSPNIHLSQEERDGEMDCIFFPSQEQGKDSHVSKEEVHCGEGD
- the LOC129837320 gene encoding tumor necrosis factor receptor superfamily member 4-like, whose product is MHLFWWITHIFLSLPSLLSLVQSLTCDEERQYAWPQSVSKWCCNKCPPGQHMVRRCNGQNSPTQCADCTSGYYSDSYNFDGSCKSCDGCSMSELQYVSRCSTKQNDVCSCKPGYRCRGSGICLNCEEIPSPNTPKLIPTPPIMPATVSNHSVPGNSNHRLKPVTKPATWPNTKPNQDDSKWLPVCLSAVCVCLLLTCLVAISKLKPVLRWIGSTNSFWSPKKTTPANQSTVEEEVPMPIQEVCGKPELLLDV